In Pseudomonas oryzicola, one DNA window encodes the following:
- the yccS gene encoding YccS family putative transporter has protein sequence MSSSSFRQSLRRLWGQDKFSYSIRVTIALTGSLALCWYQNEMALLIPLFLGIIASALAETDDSWQGRLSALAVTLVCFAIAALAVELLFPYPWIFVIALAVAAFSLTMLGALGERYGAIASATLITSVYTMIGVDQRGGQVTDFWHEPLLLVAGAAWYGLLSVLWQALFSNQPVQQSLAKLFFELGSYLKLKASLFEPIRTLDIEARRLELAQQNGRVVAALNAAKEIILHRVGNSQPNSKVSRYLKLYFLAQDIHERVSASHYPYNALTEAFFHSDVMFRCQRLLRKQGSSCQELARSIRLRQPFVLASGYPEALEDLNASLEHLRIQSNPAWRGLLRSLRALAANLATLDRLLSAASNPDSLADASDSSLLDRSPRSLKDVWTRLRTQLTPTSLLFRHALRLPLALSIGYGMVHLIHPTQGYWIILTTLFVCQPNYGATRRKLGQRIVGTAFGLTVGWALFDLFPNPVVQSLFAVVAGVVFFVNRTTRYTLATAAITLMVLFCFNQIGDGYGLFLPRLFDTLVGSLIAILAVFLFLPDWQGRRLNKVLANTLTCASVYLRQIMQQYAHGKRDDLAYRLARRNAHNADAALSTTLANMLMEPGHFRKEADVGFRFLVLSHTLLSYLSGLGAHRDTALPAEVQEQLIEGAGQSLASSLDEIANGLAARSPVAIHSDAEEALATTLEQMPEELDEHQRLVQTQLALICRQLAPLRTLAAHLIKEGAPS, from the coding sequence ATGTCATCGAGCTCGTTCCGTCAGTCACTGCGTCGCCTGTGGGGCCAAGACAAGTTCAGCTACAGCATCCGGGTCACCATCGCCCTCACCGGCAGCCTGGCCCTGTGCTGGTACCAGAACGAGATGGCCCTGCTGATTCCGCTGTTCCTCGGCATCATCGCCAGCGCCCTGGCGGAAACCGACGACAGCTGGCAGGGCCGCCTCAGCGCCCTGGCCGTTACTCTGGTGTGTTTTGCGATCGCCGCGCTGGCAGTCGAGCTGCTGTTCCCCTACCCCTGGATCTTCGTCATTGCCCTGGCTGTAGCCGCCTTCAGCCTGACCATGCTCGGGGCGCTGGGCGAACGCTATGGCGCCATCGCTTCGGCGACCTTGATCACCTCGGTCTACACCATGATTGGCGTGGACCAGCGCGGTGGCCAGGTCACCGACTTCTGGCATGAACCGTTGCTGCTGGTGGCAGGTGCGGCCTGGTACGGGCTGCTGTCAGTGCTATGGCAAGCGTTGTTTTCCAACCAGCCGGTGCAGCAGAGCCTGGCCAAGCTGTTCTTCGAGCTGGGCAGCTACCTCAAACTCAAGGCCAGCCTGTTCGAGCCCATCCGCACCCTCGACATCGAAGCTCGGCGCCTGGAGCTGGCCCAGCAGAACGGCAGAGTGGTGGCGGCCCTCAACGCAGCCAAGGAAATCATCCTGCATCGGGTAGGCAACAGCCAGCCCAATTCCAAGGTCAGCCGCTACCTCAAGCTGTATTTCCTGGCGCAGGACATCCATGAACGGGTCAGCGCCTCGCATTACCCGTACAACGCCCTGACCGAGGCGTTCTTCCACAGCGACGTGATGTTCCGCTGCCAACGCCTGCTGCGCAAACAGGGCTCGTCCTGCCAGGAACTGGCCCGTTCGATCCGCCTGCGCCAGCCGTTCGTCCTGGCCAGCGGTTATCCCGAAGCGCTTGAGGACCTCAACGCCTCGCTGGAACATCTGCGCATCCAGAGCAACCCGGCGTGGCGCGGCCTGCTGCGCTCGCTGAGGGCGCTGGCGGCCAACCTGGCGACGCTGGACCGCCTGCTCAGTGCGGCCAGTAACCCGGACAGCCTGGCCGATGCCAGCGACAGCAGCCTGCTCGACCGCTCACCACGCTCGCTGAAGGACGTGTGGACGCGCTTGCGCACCCAACTGACACCGACCTCACTGCTGTTCCGCCACGCCTTGCGCCTGCCGCTGGCATTGTCTATCGGCTATGGCATGGTGCACCTGATCCACCCGACCCAAGGCTACTGGATCATCCTCACCACCCTGTTCGTATGCCAGCCCAACTACGGTGCAACCCGGCGCAAGCTGGGGCAACGGATAGTCGGTACCGCGTTCGGCCTTACCGTCGGTTGGGCGTTGTTCGACCTGTTCCCCAACCCGGTCGTGCAGTCGTTGTTCGCCGTGGTTGCCGGGGTGGTGTTCTTCGTCAACCGCACCACCCGCTATACCTTGGCCACGGCAGCCATCACCCTGATGGTGCTGTTCTGTTTCAACCAGATCGGCGATGGCTACGGCCTGTTCCTGCCACGCCTGTTCGATACCCTGGTGGGCAGCCTGATCGCCATTCTTGCGGTATTCCTGTTCCTGCCCGACTGGCAGGGGCGACGCTTGAACAAGGTGCTGGCCAATACCCTGACCTGCGCCAGCGTGTACCTGCGCCAGATCATGCAGCAGTACGCCCACGGCAAGCGCGACGACCTGGCCTACCGCCTGGCCCGGCGTAACGCCCATAACGCTGACGCAGCACTGTCCACCACCCTGGCCAACATGCTCATGGAGCCAGGGCATTTCCGCAAGGAAGCCGACGTTGGTTTCCGCTTCCTGGTGCTGTCGCATACCTTGCTCAGCTACCTCTCCGGGCTGGGCGCACACCGCGATACCGCCTTGCCGGCGGAGGTGCAGGAACAATTGATCGAAGGTGCCGGGCAGAGCCTGGCCAGCAGCCTGGACGAGATCGCCAATGGCCTGGCCGCGCGCTCGCCGGTGGCGATTCACAGTGATGCCGAAGAGGCGCTGGCCACTACCCTGGAGCAGATGCCGGAAGAGCTGGACGAGCACCAACGCCTGGTGCAGACGCAGTTGGCATTGATTTGCCGGCAGTTGGCACCGTTGCGGACCTTGGCAGCGCACCTGATCAAGGAAGGTGCGCCGAGCTGA
- a CDS encoding NAD(P)/FAD-dependent oxidoreductase encodes MHSTDVIILGAGAAGLMCAQLSARRGRRVLVLDHANKPGKKILMSGGGRCNFTNLYTEPGNFLSHNAHFCKSALARYTQWDFIELVCKHGVPYHEKKLGQLFCDNKASDILDMLLAECDEAGAEIRMHTSIEQIEKTEGGYLLQTSSGQFACQSLVIATGGLSIPTLGATGFGYQVARQFGHTLLPTRAGLVPFTITEPQLKALCTELSGTSLDCTASCNGTSFRENLLFTHRGLSGPAILQISSFWEAGDTVEINLLPDRDALAWLQQMQAERANAELKTVLGEVFTRKLANLLAEQWFESRPMKQYTPAELAQIAEKLANWQVVPAGTEGYRTAEVTLGGVDTREVSSKTMESLKSPGLYFIGEVLDVTGHLGGFNFQWAWASANAAAQFV; translated from the coding sequence GTGCACTCCACCGACGTGATCATCCTCGGCGCCGGCGCCGCCGGCCTGATGTGCGCCCAGCTCAGCGCCCGTCGTGGCCGCCGGGTACTGGTACTCGACCACGCCAACAAACCGGGCAAGAAGATCCTCATGTCCGGCGGCGGGCGCTGCAACTTCACCAACCTGTACACCGAACCCGGCAACTTCCTCTCGCACAACGCACACTTCTGCAAGTCGGCCCTGGCCCGCTACACCCAGTGGGACTTCATCGAGCTGGTGTGCAAGCACGGCGTGCCCTACCACGAGAAGAAGCTCGGTCAACTGTTCTGCGACAACAAGGCCAGCGACATCCTCGATATGCTGCTGGCCGAATGCGACGAGGCCGGTGCCGAGATCCGCATGCACACCAGCATCGAACAGATCGAAAAGACCGAAGGCGGCTACCTGCTGCAGACCAGCAGCGGCCAGTTCGCCTGCCAGTCGCTGGTGATCGCCACCGGCGGCCTGTCGATCCCGACCCTGGGTGCCACTGGCTTCGGCTACCAGGTGGCGCGCCAATTCGGCCATACCCTGCTGCCGACCCGCGCCGGCCTGGTGCCATTCACCATCACCGAGCCCCAACTCAAGGCACTGTGCACCGAGCTGTCCGGCACCTCGCTGGATTGCACCGCCAGCTGCAACGGCACCAGCTTTCGCGAGAACCTGCTGTTCACCCACCGCGGCCTGAGCGGCCCGGCGATCCTGCAGATCTCATCGTTCTGGGAAGCCGGTGACACGGTCGAGATCAACCTGCTGCCCGACCGCGATGCGCTGGCCTGGCTGCAACAGATGCAGGCCGAACGCGCCAACGCCGAACTGAAGACCGTGCTGGGCGAAGTGTTCACCCGCAAGCTGGCCAACCTGCTGGCCGAGCAGTGGTTCGAGTCCAGGCCCATGAAGCAGTACACCCCGGCAGAACTGGCGCAGATCGCCGAGAAGCTGGCGAACTGGCAGGTAGTGCCGGCCGGCACCGAGGGCTACCGCACCGCCGAGGTAACCTTGGGCGGCGTTGACACCCGCGAAGTGTCGTCCAAGACCATGGAGTCGCTGAAGAGCCCCGGCTTGTATTTCATCGGCGAGGTGCTGGATGTGACCGGCCACCTGGGCGGTTTCAATTTCCAGTGGGCCTGGGCCTCCGCCAACGCCGCGGCGCAGTTCGTGTAG
- the dbpA gene encoding ATP-dependent RNA helicase DbpA, with protein MLANLDALGYASMTPIQAESLPVILKGQDLIAQAKTGSGKTAAFGIGLLNPINPRYFGCQALVLCPTRELADQVAKELRRLARAEDNIKILTLCGGVSLGPQIASLEHGAHIIVGTPGRIQQHLDKGTLVLDGLNTLVLDEADRMLDMGFFDAIASIIGKTPSRRQTLLFSATYPAGIKQLAADFMRNPQQVKVESLHTDNQIEQRFIEIDPQQRLEAVTRVLGHYRPQSCVAFCFTKQQCEDVVAHLTAKGIVAQALHGDLEQRDRDQVLTMFANRSSSVLVATDVAARGLDIDGLDMVINVELARDAEIHVHRVGRTGRAGEKGIAVSLVAPAEGHRAQAIEDLQKSPLRWDQLDSLKSKGGEPLLPLMSTLCIAAGRKDKLRPGDILGALTGDAGIPGKQVGKIAIFDFQAFVAVERALAKQAMQRLNSGKIKGRSLKVRIV; from the coding sequence ATGCTGGCCAACCTGGACGCCCTCGGCTATGCCTCGATGACGCCGATTCAGGCCGAGAGCCTGCCGGTCATCCTCAAGGGCCAGGACCTGATCGCCCAGGCCAAGACCGGCAGCGGCAAGACTGCCGCCTTCGGCATCGGCCTGCTCAACCCGATCAACCCGCGCTATTTCGGCTGCCAGGCGTTGGTGCTGTGCCCCACCCGCGAGCTTGCCGACCAGGTGGCCAAGGAATTGCGCCGCTTGGCCCGCGCCGAGGACAACATCAAGATCCTGACCCTGTGCGGCGGCGTTTCGCTGGGCCCGCAGATCGCTTCGCTGGAGCATGGCGCGCACATCATCGTCGGCACTCCGGGGCGCATCCAACAGCACCTGGACAAGGGCACCCTGGTGCTCGACGGCCTGAACACCCTGGTGCTGGATGAAGCCGACCGCATGCTCGACATGGGCTTCTTCGACGCCATCGCCAGCATCATCGGCAAGACCCCGTCGCGCCGCCAGACCCTGCTGTTCTCGGCCACCTACCCGGCCGGTATCAAGCAACTGGCCGCCGACTTCATGCGCAACCCGCAACAGGTCAAGGTCGAGAGCCTGCATACTGACAACCAGATCGAGCAGCGTTTCATCGAAATCGACCCGCAACAGCGCCTGGAGGCCGTCACCCGTGTGCTCGGCCACTACCGCCCGCAGTCCTGCGTGGCGTTCTGCTTCACCAAGCAGCAGTGCGAGGACGTGGTCGCCCATCTGACCGCCAAAGGCATCGTTGCCCAGGCCCTGCACGGCGACCTGGAGCAGCGCGACCGCGACCAGGTGCTGACCATGTTCGCCAACCGCAGCAGTTCGGTGCTGGTAGCCACCGACGTGGCTGCACGCGGCCTGGACATCGACGGCCTGGACATGGTCATCAACGTCGAGCTGGCACGTGACGCGGAAATCCATGTACACCGCGTGGGCCGTACTGGCCGTGCGGGCGAAAAAGGTATTGCGGTCAGCCTGGTGGCACCTGCCGAGGGCCACCGCGCCCAGGCCATCGAAGACCTGCAGAAAAGCCCGCTGCGCTGGGACCAGCTGGACAGCCTGAAGAGCAAGGGCGGCGAGCCGCTGCTGCCGCTGATGAGCACCCTGTGCATCGCCGCCGGACGCAAGGACAAGCTGCGCCCGGGCGACATCCTTGGTGCGCTGACCGGAGATGCCGGGATCCCGGGCAAACAGGTGGGCAAGATCGCGATCTTCGACTTCCAGGCGTTCGTGGCCGTGGAGCGGGCGCTGGCCAAGCAGGCCATGCAGCGTTTGAACAGCGGCAAGATCAAGGGTCGCTCGTTGAAAGTCCGTATCGTCTGA
- the mdtD gene encoding multidrug transporter subunit MdtD produces MPERTPLDPVTARWIPWVVAIAFFMQSLDGTILNTALPAMARSLAEDPLRMQGVIVAYMLTVALLIPASGWIADRFGTKRIFFSAILLFSFGSLLCAAANSLGFLIFARVVQGLGGALMLPVGRLVVLRAYPRTELVRIMSFITIPGLLGPLLGPTVGGWLVEILSWHWIFLLNLPVGLVGCYAVWKFIPDLRGAERTTFDGPGFLLFGAAMVLITIAMEGLGELHLPHLRVMLLLFAGMACLAAYWLRAGRDPEPLFSPSLFRVRTFAIGILGNLFARLGSGALPFLVPLLLQVALGYSPAQAGMSMIPLAAAAMLAKSIARPLIERFGYRIILTGNTLLLGVLLASLGLVDEQTPYAVLLLQLGLLGAVNSMQFTAMNTVTLIDLDDASASSGNSLLSVVAQLALSLGVACAGALLGGFTAAGSAEGVETTLGAFQLTFVTIGVMAMLAAAIFLQLAPTDGRRARRPEQHMES; encoded by the coding sequence ATGCCCGAACGCACTCCGCTGGACCCCGTCACCGCTCGCTGGATCCCCTGGGTGGTGGCCATCGCCTTCTTCATGCAGTCCCTGGACGGCACCATCCTCAACACCGCATTGCCGGCCATGGCCCGCTCGCTGGCCGAAGACCCGCTGCGCATGCAAGGCGTGATCGTCGCCTACATGCTCACCGTGGCCCTGCTGATCCCCGCCTCGGGCTGGATCGCCGACCGCTTCGGTACCAAGCGCATCTTTTTCAGCGCCATCCTGCTGTTCAGCTTCGGCTCGCTGCTGTGCGCGGCAGCCAACAGCCTCGGTTTCCTCATCTTCGCCCGTGTCGTGCAGGGCCTGGGGGGTGCGCTGATGCTGCCAGTCGGCCGCCTGGTGGTACTGCGGGCCTACCCACGCACCGAGTTGGTGCGCATCATGAGTTTCATCACCATTCCCGGTCTGCTCGGCCCGCTGTTGGGCCCGACGGTCGGCGGCTGGCTGGTGGAAATTCTCAGCTGGCACTGGATCTTCCTGCTCAACCTGCCCGTTGGCCTGGTCGGCTGCTACGCCGTGTGGAAGTTCATCCCCGACCTGCGCGGCGCCGAACGCACGACCTTCGACGGCCCGGGATTCCTGCTGTTTGGTGCAGCAATGGTGCTGATCACCATCGCCATGGAGGGCCTGGGCGAACTGCACCTGCCACACCTGCGGGTGATGTTGCTGCTGTTCGCCGGCATGGCCTGCCTGGCGGCCTACTGGCTGCGCGCCGGGCGCGACCCGGAGCCACTGTTCTCGCCCAGCCTGTTCCGTGTGCGCACCTTTGCCATCGGCATACTCGGCAACCTGTTCGCCCGCCTGGGCAGTGGCGCCCTGCCGTTCCTGGTGCCGTTGCTGCTGCAGGTGGCGCTGGGCTACTCGCCGGCCCAGGCCGGCATGAGCATGATTCCACTGGCTGCTGCGGCCATGCTGGCCAAGTCCATCGCCCGGCCGCTGATCGAACGCTTCGGCTACCGCATCATCCTCACCGGCAACACTTTGCTGCTGGGCGTGCTACTGGCCAGCCTGGGCCTGGTCGACGAGCAAACCCCTTATGCCGTGTTGCTGCTTCAGCTGGGCCTGCTGGGGGCAGTCAATTCCATGCAGTTCACGGCAATGAACACGGTGACCCTTATCGACCTTGACGACGCCAGCGCCAGCAGCGGCAACAGCCTGCTGTCGGTCGTGGCGCAGTTGGCCTTGAGCCTGGGCGTGGCCTGCGCCGGGGCGCTGCTTGGTGGCTTTACCGCTGCCGGCAGCGCCGAGGGCGTGGAAACCACCCTGGGGGCATTCCAGCTGACCTTCGTCACCATCGGCGTGATGGCCATGCTGGCAGCAGCGATCTTCCTGCAGCTGGCGCCGACGGACGGAAGGCGTGCCCGTCGTCCGGAACAACACATGGAGTCGTAG
- a CDS encoding TldD/PmbA family protein, with amino-acid sequence MKNAFETLVADLSKALQAGEQFTLGYSAEQSQFVRFNHAKVRQAGEVSQASAQLRLIRDGRQAEQQVTLSGDPLLDSQRLDTALEQLRQTLPLLAVDPYLCLDESAWHSHSQQQQPLPELNEVLALLEREAGDLDLVGIYAAGPICRGFASSFGAFGWHQANSFNFDWSLFHENGEAVKANYAGQDWRADDFITRLRQAREQLGFLGRPAITLKPGSYRAYLAPAAMDEIAGMLCWGGFSAQALATGNSALQRLYNGDARLSPLVSFTEQVSGSLSPAFSDEGSPRLDVPLIQQGEALQRLVSARSSAEFGLLANGADSYESPCALSLAPGSLPSAQVLEQLGTGLYISNLWYLNYSDLPAARMTGLTRFATFWVENGQIQGPVRTMRFDDSLYNLLGNQLEHLTREREMILSTSTYGQRSTGSSHLPGALVKGLTLTL; translated from the coding sequence GTGAAGAACGCTTTCGAAACCCTGGTCGCGGACCTGAGCAAAGCCTTGCAGGCGGGCGAGCAGTTCACCCTCGGCTACAGTGCCGAGCAGTCGCAGTTCGTGCGCTTCAATCATGCCAAGGTGCGCCAGGCTGGCGAAGTGAGCCAGGCCAGTGCGCAACTGCGGCTGATCCGCGATGGCCGTCAGGCGGAGCAACAGGTGACCTTGAGTGGTGACCCGCTACTCGATAGCCAGCGCCTGGACACTGCCCTTGAACAACTGCGCCAGACCTTGCCGCTGTTGGCCGTCGATCCGTACCTGTGCCTGGACGAAAGCGCCTGGCACAGCCACAGCCAGCAACAACAGCCGCTACCCGAACTGAATGAAGTACTGGCCCTGCTCGAACGCGAAGCCGGCGACCTGGACCTGGTCGGCATCTATGCCGCAGGCCCCATCTGCCGGGGCTTCGCCAGCTCGTTCGGGGCCTTCGGCTGGCACCAGGCCAACAGCTTCAACTTCGACTGGAGCCTGTTCCACGAAAACGGCGAGGCGGTGAAGGCCAACTACGCAGGGCAGGATTGGCGCGCTGACGACTTCATCACGCGCCTGCGCCAGGCACGGGAACAACTGGGCTTCCTCGGCCGCCCGGCAATTACCCTCAAGCCTGGCAGCTACCGCGCCTACCTGGCCCCGGCGGCGATGGACGAAATCGCTGGGATGTTGTGCTGGGGCGGCTTTTCCGCGCAGGCCCTGGCCACCGGTAACAGCGCCCTGCAGCGCCTCTACAACGGCGACGCGCGGCTAAGCCCACTGGTGAGTTTCACCGAGCAGGTCAGCGGCTCGCTGAGCCCGGCATTCTCGGATGAAGGCTCGCCGCGCCTGGACGTGCCGCTGATCCAGCAAGGCGAGGCACTGCAACGGCTGGTCAGCGCACGCAGCTCGGCCGAATTCGGGCTGCTGGCCAACGGGGCCGACAGCTACGAATCGCCATGCGCGCTCAGCCTTGCACCAGGTAGCTTGCCCAGCGCACAGGTGCTTGAGCAGCTCGGTACCGGGCTGTACATCAGCAACCTCTGGTACCTGAACTACTCGGACCTGCCGGCTGCGCGGATGACCGGGCTGACCCGCTTCGCCACGTTCTGGGTAGAGAATGGGCAGATCCAAGGGCCGGTGCGCACCATGCGCTTCGATGACAGCCTGTACAACTTGCTGGGTAACCAGCTGGAGCACCTGACCCGCGAGCGCGAGATGATTCTATCGACCAGTACCTATGGGCAGCGCAGTACCGGGTCGAGTCATTTGCCGGGGGCGCTGGTCAAAGGGTTGACTCTGACATTGTGA
- a CDS encoding TldD/PmbA family protein, with product MFDSSALLRQRFAALRSTAELFSLRHVKQSHQALSVRRNVAEPPLFNQDEGAMLTVRINGVDAYAATADLSQAGLQRALEQAEALARQIARHSLLDLRGQAVTNAHHDHISPNFDQPVPSLADCLGLLVAESASVPKDSRLVDWQASLGMSLVEQTYLNSAGAQLRHAQRFLFPGLGVTASDGQDSQSRSLGRDNFGQQGGFEIIERCGLVGAARRVADEALQLLLAPNTPSGPRDLLLMPDQMMLQIHESIGHPLEMDRILGDERNYAGTSFVKASDFGHLQYGSSLLNVTFDPTIGEELASYSFDDDGTPASKQFLIRNGLLLRPLGGALSQFRSGLDGVANSRACGWNRAPIDRMANLNIEPGDKSLSQLIEGIEHGILMRTNRSWSIDDARNKFQFGCEWGQLIENGELKGIVKNPNYRGISAHFWRDLAAVGDRSTLQVLGTPNCGKGEPNQVVRVGHASPACVFRQIDVFGGDAS from the coding sequence ATGTTCGATTCCAGCGCCCTGCTGCGTCAGCGCTTTGCCGCGCTGCGCAGTACGGCCGAGTTGTTTTCCCTGCGCCATGTGAAACAGTCGCACCAGGCGCTGTCGGTGCGCCGCAATGTCGCCGAACCGCCGCTGTTCAATCAGGACGAAGGCGCCATGCTCACCGTGCGGATCAATGGCGTGGATGCCTATGCCGCCACCGCCGACCTGTCCCAGGCCGGCTTGCAACGCGCGCTGGAGCAAGCCGAGGCACTGGCCCGGCAGATCGCCCGGCACAGCCTGCTGGACCTGCGCGGGCAGGCAGTGACCAATGCCCACCATGACCACATTTCGCCCAACTTCGACCAGCCTGTGCCCTCCCTCGCCGACTGCCTTGGCCTGCTCGTCGCGGAATCGGCCAGCGTGCCCAAGGACAGCCGCCTGGTGGACTGGCAAGCCAGCCTGGGCATGAGCCTGGTCGAGCAAACCTATCTGAATTCGGCAGGCGCGCAACTGCGCCATGCTCAGCGCTTCCTGTTCCCCGGCCTTGGGGTGACCGCCAGCGACGGCCAGGATAGCCAGAGCCGCAGCCTGGGCCGCGACAACTTCGGCCAGCAAGGGGGCTTCGAGATCATCGAGCGCTGCGGCCTGGTGGGCGCCGCCCGCCGGGTAGCGGACGAGGCGCTGCAACTGCTGCTGGCACCGAACACCCCCAGCGGCCCGCGCGACCTGCTGTTGATGCCGGACCAGATGATGCTGCAGATTCACGAATCGATCGGTCACCCGCTGGAGATGGACCGCATCCTCGGCGACGAGCGCAACTACGCCGGCACCAGCTTCGTCAAAGCCAGCGATTTTGGCCACCTGCAGTACGGCTCCAGCCTGCTGAACGTGACCTTCGACCCGACCATCGGCGAAGAGCTGGCCAGCTACAGCTTCGATGACGACGGCACCCCGGCCAGCAAACAGTTCCTGATCCGCAACGGCCTGTTGCTACGCCCGCTCGGCGGTGCCCTGTCGCAGTTCCGCTCCGGCCTGGACGGCGTGGCCAACAGCCGCGCCTGCGGCTGGAACCGTGCGCCGATCGACCGCATGGCCAACCTCAACATCGAGCCGGGTGACAAATCGCTGAGCCAACTGATCGAGGGTATCGAGCACGGCATTCTGATGCGCACCAACCGCTCCTGGTCCATCGACGACGCGCGCAACAAGTTCCAGTTCGGCTGCGAATGGGGCCAACTGATCGAAAACGGCGAACTCAAGGGCATCGTCAAGAACCCCAACTACCGCGGCATTTCCGCGCATTTCTGGCGTGACCTGGCGGCAGTCGGAGACCGCAGCACCCTCCAGGTGCTGGGTACGCCCAACTGCGGCAAGGGCGAACCCAACCAGGTGGTACGGGTTGGTCACGCCTCGCCAGCCTGCGTGTTCCGCCAGATCGATGTATTCGGAGGAGACGCCTCGTGA
- a CDS encoding acyl-CoA dehydrogenase — protein sequence MPETLLSPRNLAFELYEVLDAEALTQRPRFAEHSRETFDAALTTARTIAEKLFAPHNRKADENEPRYVDGRAELIPEVKPAINAFLEAGFLNANRDFEVGGMQLPSLVSQACFAHFQAANAGTTAYPFLTMGAANLIESFGGEEQKRLFLQPMIEGRYFGTMALTEPHAGSSLADIRTRAEPAGDGSYRLKGNKIFISGGDHELSENIVHMVLAKLPDAPPGVKGISLFIVPKYLVNPDGSRGPRNDVLLAGLFHKMGWRGTTSTALNFGDNGQCVGYLVGQPHQGLACMFQMMNEARIGVGMGAVMLGYAGYLYSLDYARQRPQGRLPDNKDPHSPAVPIVEHTDVKRMLLAQKAYVEGAFDLGLYAARLFDDTHTAADESTRKQAQDLLDLLTPIVKSWPSTFCLKANELAIQILGGHGYTREYPVEQYYRDNRLNPIHEGTEGIQSLDLLGRKLAQHNGAGLKQLVRLIAATGERASHHPNLDPLRQPLEQLVNRLQAVTLALLGDLAEGKVASALANSALYLKAFGHCVIGWRWLEQAIHAELGLLKGSPVDRDFYLGKLQAARYFLTWEVPGCHNELALLEARDDTCLAMQDGWF from the coding sequence ATGCCCGAGACCCTGCTCAGCCCCCGCAACCTGGCCTTCGAGCTCTACGAAGTACTCGACGCCGAAGCCTTGACCCAGCGCCCGCGCTTTGCCGAACACAGCCGCGAAACCTTCGACGCCGCGCTCACCACCGCCCGCACCATCGCCGAAAAGCTCTTCGCCCCGCACAACCGCAAAGCCGATGAAAACGAGCCACGCTACGTCGACGGCCGCGCCGAACTGATCCCGGAAGTGAAACCTGCCATCAACGCCTTCCTTGAAGCAGGCTTCCTCAACGCCAACCGCGACTTCGAGGTCGGCGGCATGCAGTTGCCCAGCCTGGTCTCACAGGCCTGCTTCGCCCACTTCCAGGCCGCCAACGCCGGCACCACGGCCTACCCGTTCCTGACCATGGGCGCAGCCAACCTGATCGAAAGCTTCGGCGGCGAAGAACAGAAGCGCCTGTTCCTGCAGCCAATGATCGAGGGCCGTTACTTCGGCACAATGGCCCTGACCGAACCCCATGCCGGCTCTTCGCTTGCCGATATCCGCACCCGTGCCGAGCCTGCCGGTGACGGCAGCTACCGGCTCAAGGGCAACAAGATCTTCATTTCCGGCGGCGACCACGAACTGTCGGAAAACATCGTGCACATGGTGCTGGCCAAGCTGCCGGACGCCCCGCCCGGGGTGAAAGGCATCTCGCTGTTCATCGTGCCGAAGTACCTGGTCAACCCGGACGGCAGCCGCGGCCCACGCAACGACGTGCTGCTGGCCGGGCTGTTCCACAAGATGGGCTGGCGTGGCACCACCTCCACCGCGCTGAACTTCGGCGACAACGGCCAGTGCGTTGGCTACCTGGTCGGCCAGCCGCACCAGGGCCTGGCCTGCATGTTCCAGATGATGAACGAAGCCCGCATCGGCGTTGGCATGGGCGCAGTGATGCTCGGCTACGCCGGTTACCTGTACTCGCTGGACTATGCCCGCCAGCGGCCGCAGGGCCGGCTGCCGGACAACAAGGACCCGCACAGCCCGGCGGTGCCGATTGTCGAGCACACGGATGTGAAGCGCATGCTGCTGGCCCAGAAGGCCTATGTGGAAGGCGCGTTCGACCTGGGCCTGTACGCAGCGCGCCTGTTCGATGACACCCACACCGCCGCCGATGAAAGCACCCGCAAGCAGGCACAGGACCTGCTCGACCTGCTGACCCCGATCGTAAAGTCCTGGCCTTCGACGTTCTGCCTCAAGGCCAACGAACTGGCGATCCAGATTCTTGGCGGCCACGGCTACACCCGTGAATACCCCGTCGAGCAGTACTATCGCGACAACCGCCTGAACCCCATTCACGAAGGCACCGAGGGCATCCAGTCGCTTGACCTGCTGGGCCGCAAGCTGGCACAACACAACGGCGCCGGGCTCAAGCAACTGGTCCGCCTGATCGCCGCCACCGGCGAACGCGCCAGCCATCACCCCAACCTCGACCCACTGCGCCAGCCACTGGAACAACTGGTCAATCGCCTGCAAGCCGTCACCCTGGCCCTGCTCGGCGACCTGGCCGAAGGCAAAGTCGCCAGTGCCCTGGCCAACTCGGCCCTGTATCTCAAGGCCTTCGGCCACTGCGTGATCGGCTGGCGCTGGCTGGAACAGGCCATTCACGCCGAGCTTGGCCTGCTCAAGGGCAGCCCGGTCGACCGCGACTTCTACCTTGGCAAGCTGCAGGCCGCACGCTATTTCCTGACTTGGGAAGTACCGGGCTGCCATAATGAGCTGGCATTGCTCGAGGCGCGCGACGACACCTGCCTCGCCATGCAAGACGGGTGGTTCTAG